One window of Saccharopolyspora phatthalungensis genomic DNA carries:
- a CDS encoding urease accessory protein UreF — translation MRAGLAVLTLADSRFPGGGHAHSGGVEEAAARGLITGVGDLREFLHGRLHGAGALQAVFAAAAAHAAARGVRSGHWRELDVELDARTPSPAQREASRAQGRGMVRAGRAAWPSPVLTELVAATPRPHHPIVLGVLAATAGAGPWEAALAAGYLAVSGPSAAGVRLLGLDPFAVNAVVTELADDLDRIAAEAASVAGLDPAELPAPGAPALDLLAEAHDRHHREEVRLFAS, via the coding sequence GTGCGAGCCGGTCTCGCGGTGCTGACGCTCGCGGACTCGCGGTTCCCCGGCGGGGGACACGCGCACTCCGGCGGCGTCGAGGAGGCGGCCGCGCGGGGGCTGATCACGGGAGTCGGCGACCTGCGCGAATTCCTGCACGGGCGCCTGCATGGTGCCGGTGCCCTGCAAGCGGTGTTCGCCGCCGCCGCGGCGCACGCCGCCGCTCGTGGCGTCCGAAGTGGACATTGGCGGGAGCTGGACGTCGAACTAGACGCCCGCACCCCGTCCCCGGCGCAGCGGGAGGCATCGCGCGCCCAGGGGCGGGGCATGGTTCGCGCCGGCCGGGCAGCCTGGCCGTCACCGGTGCTGACCGAACTGGTGGCCGCGACCCCGCGACCACACCACCCGATCGTGCTCGGTGTGCTGGCGGCGACCGCCGGAGCCGGACCGTGGGAGGCGGCGCTGGCCGCCGGCTACCTGGCCGTCAGCGGACCGTCCGCCGCCGGCGTTCGGCTGCTCGGGCTGGACCCGTTCGCGGTCAACGCCGTGGTCACCGAACTGGCCGATGACCTCGACCGGATCGCCGCCGAGGCGGCCTCGGTGGCCGGGCTGGACCCGGCCGAGCTGCCCGCCCCCGGCGCCCCGGCACTCGACCTGCTCGCCGAGGCCCACGATCGACATCACCGGGAAGAGGTGCGTCTATTTGCGTCCTGA
- a CDS encoding urease subunit beta, with protein sequence MRPGEIITGECPIPRNPGRERIRITVVNRADRAVQVGSHYHFAAVNPGLEFDRAKAWGYRLDVPSGTAVRFEPNQDREVDLVPIGGSRLVRGLRLEYAGELDGRDHEPAPFGYGEKGEGHQDERIVH encoded by the coding sequence ATGCGGCCCGGGGAGATCATCACCGGCGAGTGCCCGATTCCGCGGAATCCGGGCCGGGAACGCATCCGGATCACCGTCGTCAACCGCGCCGACCGCGCCGTGCAGGTCGGATCCCACTACCACTTCGCCGCCGTGAACCCGGGCCTGGAGTTCGACCGGGCCAAGGCATGGGGCTACCGGCTGGACGTGCCGTCGGGAACCGCCGTGCGCTTCGAGCCGAACCAGGACCGGGAGGTCGACCTGGTGCCGATCGGCGGCAGCCGGCTGGTGCGCGGCCTGCGGCTGGAATACGCCGGCGAGCTCGACGGCCGCGACCACGAACCCGCTCCGTTCGGCTACGGCGAGAAAGGCGAGGGGCATCAAGATGAGCGCATCGTCCATTGA
- a CDS encoding urease subunit gamma, translated as MHLAPHERDKLLVYVAARLARERLDRGLKLNYPEAVALITDHVAEGARDGRTVAELMQSGRQVLRADQVLDGVPEMIHDVQVEATFPDGTKLVTVHDPIT; from the coding sequence CCTCACGAGCGGGACAAGTTGCTTGTCTACGTCGCGGCGCGGCTCGCCCGCGAACGGCTGGACCGCGGGCTGAAGCTCAACTACCCCGAGGCGGTGGCGCTGATCACCGACCACGTCGCGGAAGGCGCGCGGGACGGGCGGACCGTCGCCGAGCTGATGCAGAGCGGACGCCAAGTGCTGCGCGCCGACCAGGTGCTCGACGGGGTGCCGGAGATGATCCACGACGTGCAGGTCGAGGCGACCTTCCCGGACGGGACGAAGCTGGTCACGGTGCACGACCCGATCACCTGA
- the ureG gene encoding urease accessory protein UreG, with product MRPDNGYSPGHGHGHTHPVNFDPTATGPDPFSVEPHHGRPFRLGIGGPVGSGKTALTAALCRALGPEVELAVVTNDIYTTEDADFLRKAGVLDTDRIEAVQTGACPHTAIRDDITANLDAVERLTERHPGLELVIVESGGDNLTAVFSRGLADRQVFVVDVAGGDKVPRKGGPGVTTADLLVINKVDLAELVGADMAVMVADAHRMRGDLPVITQSLTRTPNAPEVAAWVREQL from the coding sequence TTGCGTCCTGACAATGGTTACTCACCCGGCCACGGGCACGGCCACACGCATCCGGTCAACTTCGACCCGACGGCGACCGGACCCGACCCGTTCTCGGTCGAACCGCACCATGGGCGCCCGTTCCGGCTCGGGATCGGCGGGCCGGTCGGCAGCGGCAAGACCGCGCTCACTGCGGCGCTCTGCCGGGCGCTCGGCCCGGAGGTCGAGCTGGCCGTGGTGACCAACGACATCTACACCACCGAGGACGCCGACTTCCTGCGCAAGGCCGGGGTGCTCGACACCGACCGGATCGAGGCGGTGCAGACCGGCGCCTGCCCGCACACGGCCATTCGCGACGACATCACCGCCAACCTGGACGCGGTCGAGCGGCTCACCGAGCGGCATCCCGGGTTGGAGCTGGTCATCGTGGAAAGCGGCGGCGACAACCTGACCGCGGTGTTCAGCCGGGGGCTGGCCGACCGACAGGTCTTCGTGGTGGACGTCGCCGGCGGCGACAAGGTGCCGCGCAAGGGCGGGCCCGGGGTCACCACCGCGGATCTGCTGGTGATCAACAAGGTGGATCTGGCCGAGCTGGTCGGCGCCGACATGGCGGTGATGGTCGCCGACGCGCACCGGATGCGCGGCGACCTGCCGGTGATCACCCAGTCCCTGACCCGCACCCCGAACGCCCCCGAGGTAGCGGCCTGGGTCCGCGAACAGCTCTGA
- a CDS encoding urease subunit alpha, translating to MSASSIDRPHYVELFGPTTGDRIRLADTDLLIEVTEDRSQGPAGSGDEAVFGGGKVIRESMGQSAATRAEATPDVVITGAVILDHWGVIKADVGIRDGHIVGIGKAGNPSAVDDVDGTLVIGPSTEVIAGNGKILTAGGIDSHVHFICPQEVETALASGLTTLIGGGTGPGEGSKATTVTPGAWNLRMVMRALDFMPVNVLLLGKGSTMRGEALREQLRAGAGGFKIHEDWGATPAALDSALRVAEESGVQVALHADTLNEAGFYESTLAAINGRSISAFHVEGAGGGHAPDIIRLASQPNVLPSSTNPTRPHTVNTIDEHLDMVLVCHHLNPSVPEDLAFAESRIRPSTIAAEDVLHDLGAISMMSSDAQAMGRIGEVIMRTWQTAHVMKRRRGALPGDGRADNHRAQRYVAKYTINPAIAHGIAKHVGSVEVGKMADLVLWEPKFFGVRPHIVLKGGFAAWAAMGDANASIPTPQPYIARPSFGAQPRAAAASSVFFVAPVALDAQLPEQFQLSSGLVAVENTRATGKADMVHNDATPDIRVDPDNFAVDIDGERVEPHPVSEVPMAQRYFLF from the coding sequence ATGAGCGCATCGTCCATTGACCGGCCCCACTACGTCGAGCTGTTCGGCCCGACGACCGGCGACCGGATCCGGCTGGCCGACACCGATCTGCTGATCGAGGTCACCGAGGACCGCAGCCAGGGCCCGGCCGGCTCCGGCGACGAGGCGGTGTTCGGCGGCGGCAAGGTCATCCGCGAATCGATGGGCCAGTCGGCCGCGACCCGCGCCGAAGCGACGCCCGACGTGGTGATCACCGGCGCGGTGATCCTGGACCACTGGGGCGTGATCAAGGCCGATGTCGGCATCCGCGACGGCCACATCGTCGGCATCGGCAAGGCTGGCAACCCCAGCGCCGTCGACGACGTGGACGGCACGCTCGTGATCGGGCCGTCCACCGAGGTCATCGCCGGCAACGGCAAGATCCTCACGGCCGGTGGCATCGATTCCCACGTGCACTTCATCTGCCCGCAGGAGGTCGAGACGGCGCTGGCCTCCGGCCTGACCACGCTGATCGGCGGCGGCACCGGTCCGGGCGAGGGCAGCAAGGCGACCACGGTCACTCCCGGTGCCTGGAACCTGCGGATGGTCATGCGGGCGCTGGACTTCATGCCGGTCAACGTCCTGCTGCTGGGCAAGGGCAGCACAATGCGCGGCGAGGCGCTGCGGGAGCAACTGCGGGCCGGGGCCGGCGGGTTCAAGATCCACGAGGACTGGGGCGCGACCCCGGCGGCGCTCGACAGCGCGCTGCGGGTCGCCGAGGAATCCGGCGTCCAGGTCGCGCTGCACGCCGACACGCTCAACGAGGCCGGGTTCTACGAGTCCACGCTGGCGGCGATCAACGGCCGTTCCATCAGCGCGTTCCACGTCGAAGGCGCCGGCGGCGGGCACGCGCCGGACATCATCCGGCTCGCCTCCCAGCCCAACGTGCTGCCCTCCTCGACCAACCCGACCCGGCCGCACACCGTCAACACCATCGACGAGCACCTCGACATGGTGCTGGTCTGCCACCACCTCAACCCGTCGGTGCCCGAGGACCTGGCCTTCGCCGAGAGCCGCATCCGGCCGTCCACCATCGCGGCCGAGGACGTCCTGCACGACCTCGGCGCGATCTCGATGATGAGCTCGGACGCGCAGGCGATGGGCCGAATCGGCGAGGTCATCATGCGCACCTGGCAGACCGCGCACGTGATGAAGCGCCGCCGGGGCGCGCTGCCCGGCGACGGACGGGCCGATAACCACCGGGCGCAGCGCTACGTCGCGAAGTACACGATCAACCCGGCGATCGCGCACGGCATCGCAAAGCACGTCGGTTCCGTCGAGGTCGGCAAGATGGCGGATCTGGTGCTGTGGGAGCCCAAGTTCTTCGGGGTCCGGCCGCACATCGTGCTCAAGGGCGGGTTCGCGGCGTGGGCGGCGATGGGCGATGCGAACGCGTCGATCCCGACGCCCCAGCCCTACATCGCGCGGCCGAGTTTCGGGGCGCAGCCGCGCGCAGCGGCGGCGAGCAGCGTGTTCTTCGTGGCGCCGGTGGCGCTGGACGCCCAGCTGCCGGAGCAGTTTCAGCTGAGCTCGGGGCTGGTCGCGGTCGAAAACACCCGCGCGACCGGCAAAGCCGACATGGTCCACAACGACGCCACTCCGGACATCCGGGTCGACCCGGACAACTTCGCGGTGGACATCGACGGCGAGCGCGTCGAACCGCACCCGGTCTCGGAAGTCCCGATGGCCCAGCGCTATTTCCTGTTCTGA